A single genomic interval of uncultured Desulfobulbus sp. harbors:
- a CDS encoding DUF2786 domain-containing protein, whose protein sequence is MTPPLSIDSRLHEAWLSQLVREYRDICYQYRIDLEMPTLTISRSRTQLGSWSTTERVLRLSHFLVSEHPWDVTLQVLKHEMAHQICSELHGRDDAAHGPLFREVCTRLGLDPVFHRAGADLHDQVATVVPGSAATEPGRRIIEKVRKLLALGDSANEHEAALAMQRAQELLERHQLDWTSLAAEENLIHRTINTGSRTFPAHRKAICGLLGTHFGVRVICASLYEPLADCSFKTIELLGPEENVAIAEHCYHFLENRLESYWQKNRHSFPGGGLRARNSYFLGILAGFRQTLQNPGGSPVPPVRDAAPKSHLPALRSEQRLDDFVAWRFPRLSRRRGKSVSLHGEAYRKAVDIGRELTLLRPVAGDEVPKQLT, encoded by the coding sequence ATGACGCCTCCCTTGTCGATCGACAGCCGCCTCCATGAGGCCTGGCTTAGCCAGTTGGTCCGGGAGTACCGGGATATCTGTTATCAGTATCGGATAGACCTGGAAATGCCGACCCTGACCATCAGCAGAAGCCGAACGCAGTTGGGCAGTTGGTCAACGACGGAGCGCGTCTTGCGCCTCAGCCATTTTCTTGTCAGTGAACATCCCTGGGATGTGACCCTGCAGGTACTCAAGCACGAGATGGCCCATCAGATCTGCAGCGAACTGCACGGCCGTGACGATGCAGCCCATGGTCCCCTGTTTCGTGAGGTCTGCACCCGTTTGGGACTGGATCCCGTTTTTCATCGCGCCGGGGCCGATCTGCACGATCAGGTGGCGACTGTCGTCCCCGGATCAGCGGCAACCGAACCGGGGAGGCGGATCATTGAGAAGGTGCGCAAGCTGCTTGCCCTGGGGGATTCGGCCAACGAGCATGAGGCGGCACTTGCCATGCAGCGGGCGCAGGAACTGTTGGAGCGGCATCAGCTTGATTGGACAAGCCTTGCCGCAGAGGAGAACCTGATCCATCGGACCATCAACACCGGCAGCCGCACCTTTCCCGCCCACCGCAAGGCGATCTGCGGCCTGCTTGGCACCCATTTCGGGGTGCGGGTGATTTGCGCTTCCCTCTATGAGCCGCTGGCAGATTGCTCCTTCAAGACGATCGAGCTGCTTGGGCCGGAAGAGAATGTGGCCATTGCCGAGCACTGCTACCACTTTCTGGAAAATCGATTGGAAAGTTATTGGCAAAAAAATCGGCACAGTTTTCCCGGTGGCGGATTACGGGCACGCAACAGTTATTTTTTAGGGATATTGGCCGGGTTTCGGCAGACCCTGCAGAACCCAGGGGGCTCGCCAGTTCCGCCTGTTCGGGATGCTGCGCCGAAGAGCCACCTGCCGGCCCTGCGGTCGGAGCAGCGGCTGGATGATTTTGTGGCCTGGCGCTTTCCCCGCTTGAGCCGCCGTCGGGGAAAATCGGTCAGCCTGCATGGCGAGGCCTATCGAAAAGCAGTCGACATTGGGCGGGAACTGACCCTGCTCCGACCGGTTGCAGGGGATGAGGTCCCCAAGCAACTGACCTAG
- a CDS encoding M48 family metallopeptidase: MVINSYLLFILSVLLIGYLLDLAVALLNLRSLSPVLPAEFAGVYDAKAYARSQEYTRATTRFSLVQSSVSLVLTLGFILVGGFNAVDLVARALGWGSIATGLVFTGLLGLLSMVVNLPFTVYSTFVVEQRFGFNTTTWKTFVVDQLKAMALVVLLGGPLLAAVLWFFTTSGQSAWLYCWLAAVIFILVIQFLAPVVIMPLFNTFVPLEDGSLRQSITSYAQKQQFALQGIYTMDGSKRSNRANAFFTGFGRFRRIVFFDTLISKLAENELLAVLAHEMGHYKLRHIPTMMVISVAQMGVMFFILSLFLENQGLFAAFGMEHVSTYASLVFFGFLYSPISMLLSIGLNIFSRRNEYQADRYAAETLQEENGSESLISGLKKLSVSNLSNLTPHPLNVFLNYSHPPVLARIEALRKQHPLG, translated from the coding sequence ATGGTGATAAACAGCTATCTCCTTTTTATTCTCAGTGTTCTGTTGATCGGCTATCTTCTCGATCTGGCCGTGGCCCTGCTCAATCTCCGTTCGCTTTCGCCGGTGCTCCCTGCGGAGTTTGCGGGTGTGTACGATGCCAAGGCGTATGCCCGCTCGCAGGAGTATACCCGGGCCACCACCCGCTTTTCCCTGGTGCAGTCAAGCGTGAGCCTGGTGCTCACCCTGGGGTTCATCCTGGTCGGTGGATTTAATGCCGTTGATCTTGTGGCCCGCGCCCTTGGCTGGGGATCGATTGCAACCGGCCTGGTCTTTACCGGCCTGCTTGGCCTGCTGAGCATGGTCGTCAACCTGCCGTTCACCGTTTATTCCACCTTTGTTGTTGAACAACGCTTTGGTTTCAACACCACCACCTGGAAAACGTTTGTTGTTGATCAGCTCAAGGCAATGGCTCTGGTGGTTCTCCTTGGCGGACCGCTCTTGGCGGCTGTGCTCTGGTTTTTTACAACCAGCGGCCAATCGGCCTGGCTCTACTGCTGGCTGGCCGCAGTGATCTTCATCCTGGTGATTCAGTTCCTCGCGCCGGTGGTGATCATGCCACTGTTCAATACCTTTGTGCCCCTGGAAGACGGCTCGCTCAGGCAATCGATCACCTCATATGCGCAAAAACAGCAGTTTGCCCTGCAGGGGATCTACACCATGGACGGCTCCAAGCGATCCAACCGCGCCAATGCCTTTTTTACCGGGTTTGGCCGTTTTCGCCGTATCGTCTTTTTTGACACCCTGATTTCCAAGCTGGCCGAGAACGAGTTGCTCGCCGTCCTTGCCCATGAGATGGGGCATTACAAGCTGCGCCATATTCCTACCATGATGGTGATCTCTGTTGCGCAGATGGGGGTGATGTTTTTTATCCTCTCGCTCTTTCTTGAGAACCAAGGGCTCTTTGCCGCCTTTGGCATGGAGCATGTCTCGACGTATGCCTCCCTGGTTTTTTTCGGGTTCCTTTACAGCCCCATTTCCATGTTGTTGTCCATCGGGCTCAATATCTTTTCCCGTCGCAACGAGTATCAGGCCGACCGCTATGCCGCCGAAACCCTGCAGGAGGAGAACGGCAGCGAGTCATTGATCAGTGGCTTGAAAAAATTGAGCGTGAGTAACCTCAGCAACCTCACTCCACACCCGCTCAACGTGTTCCTCAACTATTCCCATCCGCCGGTCCTTGCCCGTATCGAGGCCCTGCGGAAACAGCATCCCCTTGGTTGA
- a CDS encoding arginine N-succinyltransferase — protein sequence MEPLPQKTGLSAAKVFAIVFCAMLLALLVAFLVIKSWLFPGPFTPVQLSQAEEQRLERKLARFEHWGNDAQPLPQANTHITDADLTPEPYSEVGASHEIHLSEREINGLIAQNTDLARRLVVDFSQDLISVKLLIPVDPDFPIMGGKVLKVRAGAEMAYRQGRPVVILRGISIMGVPLPNAWLGGLKNIDLIETFGTDPGFWKSFADGVAAIDVGDGSLRIVLRE from the coding sequence ATGGAACCTCTCCCCCAAAAAACTGGATTATCCGCCGCCAAGGTGTTCGCCATTGTCTTTTGTGCCATGCTTCTTGCCCTGCTGGTTGCCTTTCTGGTGATCAAAAGCTGGCTCTTTCCCGGACCGTTTACCCCGGTTCAACTCAGCCAGGCTGAAGAACAGCGGCTTGAACGCAAGCTCGCACGCTTCGAACACTGGGGCAACGACGCCCAGCCGCTCCCTCAGGCAAACACGCACATCACCGACGCCGATCTCACTCCAGAACCCTACAGCGAGGTGGGCGCATCCCATGAAATTCATCTCAGCGAACGGGAGATCAACGGCCTCATTGCCCAGAACACTGACCTGGCCAGACGGCTGGTGGTCGATTTTTCCCAGGACCTGATCAGTGTCAAGCTGCTCATCCCGGTGGATCCGGATTTTCCCATCATGGGCGGTAAGGTGCTCAAGGTCCGGGCTGGGGCCGAAATGGCCTACCGCCAGGGACGGCCGGTGGTGATCCTCCGTGGCATTTCCATCATGGGGGTCCCCCTGCCCAACGCCTGGCTGGGAGGCTTGAAAAACATCGACCTGATCGAAACCTTCGGCACCGACCCCGGTTTCTGGAAAAGCTTTGCCGACGGGGTTGCGGCCATTGACGTGGGTGACGGCAGCCTGCGCATAGTCCTGCGGGAATAA
- a CDS encoding outer membrane protein transport protein has protein sequence MTFGQRPQLWGNTYACGLLLAEIFLNTSLFIHPVQASGFRITNQSLGAVGLSGAHIAYTPGPDASYYNPANMVFQPDQWRVETSLTTLYLPSVTYTDNRLSGLNGESESELFFMPLVHIVSPEYGKLRFGFSLTYPYGLAKQWLQPYPQGFAQKFSLITVEANPTMAYQVNDWLSLGGGVRFIYGKGEVDNTLSAPTFPLSPLTSASRSLNASDTELGYNLALSLRPIERWNIAATYRSEVELNLSGSGQLRAMIGSLPALVYSGATGIDLSLPAVFSLATSSSFDRLTVEIGWDRTFWSSLKQLDFDYNQNFTTPPFDVFDRAITKNWKDTNAYRIGLTYDWNERWTTTLGFSYDETPVPDQTLGFELPDSDATVYCAGIRYRSSANTEIGLSYMYHRTQTRSLANNQGVDGTFTDGGAHAVTIGLITSF, from the coding sequence ATGACATTTGGTCAACGACCTCAGCTTTGGGGCAACACCTATGCTTGCGGCCTTCTTCTTGCAGAAATCTTTCTCAACACCTCCCTTTTTATTCATCCTGTACAGGCTTCAGGGTTCCGCATCACCAACCAGTCACTGGGGGCAGTGGGGCTTTCCGGCGCGCACATCGCCTATACACCTGGACCGGATGCCAGTTACTACAATCCGGCCAACATGGTCTTTCAGCCGGATCAGTGGCGCGTTGAAACCAGCTTGACCACGCTCTACCTGCCCTCAGTCACCTACACCGACAACCGGCTCTCGGGACTGAACGGGGAATCGGAGAGCGAGCTGTTTTTCATGCCCCTTGTCCATATCGTTTCCCCAGAGTACGGGAAGCTGCGCTTCGGTTTTTCCCTCACCTATCCGTACGGGTTAGCCAAACAATGGCTGCAACCCTACCCTCAGGGCTTTGCGCAAAAATTTTCCCTGATCACGGTGGAAGCCAACCCGACCATGGCCTATCAGGTCAACGACTGGCTCAGCCTGGGCGGTGGCGTACGTTTCATCTACGGCAAGGGCGAGGTGGACAACACCCTTTCCGCCCCGACCTTTCCCCTGTCGCCTCTCACCTCGGCCAGCCGCTCTTTGAACGCCTCGGATACGGAACTGGGCTACAATCTTGCCCTCAGCCTTCGCCCCATTGAACGGTGGAATATCGCCGCAACCTATCGTTCGGAGGTGGAGCTGAACCTCTCCGGTTCCGGTCAGTTGCGGGCCATGATCGGCTCGCTGCCTGCTCTTGTCTATTCCGGCGCCACCGGTATCGACCTCAGCCTGCCGGCGGTCTTCAGCCTGGCGACCTCCTCCAGCTTCGATCGCCTCACCGTCGAAATTGGTTGGGACCGCACCTTCTGGAGCTCACTCAAACAGCTCGATTTTGACTACAACCAAAATTTCACCACCCCGCCTTTTGACGTCTTTGACCGGGCCATCACCAAAAACTGGAAAGACACCAATGCCTATCGCATCGGTCTGACCTACGACTGGAACGAACGCTGGACCACCACCCTTGGTTTCTCCTACGACGAAACACCGGTACCGGACCAGACCCTCGGCTTTGAGCTGCCGGACAGCGATGCCACGGTGTATTGCGCCGGCATCCGTTATCGCTCCTCGGCCAACACCGAGATCGGCCTCTCTTACATGTACCATCGAACCCAAACCCGCTCGCTTGCCAACAACCAAGGAGTGGACGGCACCTTTACCGATGGTGGTGCCCATGCCGTCACCATCGGGCTCATCACCTCCTTCTAG
- a CDS encoding cyclic nucleotide-binding domain-containing protein, with protein sequence MTPSPTPISPALLDSVLVYANIRQFSPGEPILSPENATIAFYYLVKGTVEVSYTDRVDTRITVALIGEGEFFGEIGYFDGESRVRNIQASGEAKVGIFDEMVMTKLRAAKPELFVDFLIFLTQNICGKFRRIAGEREPIAGYADSLSTRHASRYTEAKPLPSALINSSQWHFISSTMEAFKTELFNLSHRLQKAEAEGTQDAESEARCHAVMAELNKALPQFEKTMSGSNYGEMMWGYVFKEIFPYFMRSRFAERAYFKPKGYAGDFLMMEHIYADIPKGEGKLGEIIDAFCLQRPGSLAIRGRRLLMREQLKKHSSAIHAQGKITRIMNLACGPNRELFDFLADCDYSESIEALCVDIDSEALQYTNQYVNIFPHRASIRLMSENVIKWALGRAKHHIEPLDIIYSAGLCDYLDPRLFRALITQCYNHLKPGGTLLLGNFTFYPDSLFLDKLLKWELIYRTEDDLREIFAPTPFGDKIEVLVEEAGVNLFALATKE encoded by the coding sequence ATGACACCTTCCCCCACCCCTATTTCTCCTGCCCTGCTCGACTCTGTGCTCGTCTATGCAAACATTCGTCAATTTTCCCCCGGTGAACCGATTCTCAGTCCGGAAAATGCGACCATAGCCTTTTATTACCTGGTCAAGGGGACGGTGGAGGTCAGCTACACCGACCGCGTCGACACCCGCATTACCGTGGCCCTGATCGGTGAAGGCGAATTCTTTGGCGAGATCGGCTATTTCGACGGCGAGTCCCGCGTACGCAATATTCAGGCCTCAGGAGAGGCCAAGGTCGGCATTTTTGACGAGATGGTGATGACCAAACTGCGGGCGGCCAAGCCGGAACTCTTTGTCGATTTCCTCATCTTCCTCACCCAGAATATCTGCGGCAAGTTCCGCCGCATCGCCGGCGAGCGTGAGCCGATTGCCGGCTACGCCGACTCCCTGTCCACCCGTCATGCCAGCCGCTATACCGAGGCCAAGCCCCTGCCCTCAGCCCTGATCAACTCTTCCCAGTGGCACTTTATCAGCAGCACGATGGAGGCCTTCAAAACAGAATTATTCAACCTCTCCCACAGGCTGCAGAAAGCCGAGGCCGAGGGCACCCAGGATGCGGAGAGCGAGGCCCGCTGCCACGCGGTCATGGCGGAATTGAACAAGGCCCTGCCCCAATTTGAAAAGACCATGTCCGGAAGCAATTACGGGGAGATGATGTGGGGATATGTCTTCAAGGAGATCTTTCCCTACTTCATGCGCAGCCGTTTTGCCGAACGCGCCTACTTCAAGCCCAAGGGCTACGCCGGCGATTTTCTCATGATGGAGCACATCTATGCCGACATTCCCAAGGGCGAGGGCAAGCTCGGGGAAATTATCGATGCCTTCTGCCTGCAGCGGCCGGGATCGCTGGCCATCCGCGGCCGACGCCTTCTCATGCGGGAGCAACTCAAAAAACACAGCTCGGCCATCCACGCCCAGGGGAAAATCACCCGGATCATGAATCTGGCCTGCGGCCCCAACCGTGAGCTGTTCGACTTTCTCGCCGACTGCGATTACAGCGAATCCATCGAAGCCCTCTGTGTGGATATCGATTCCGAAGCCCTCCAGTATACCAACCAGTACGTCAACATCTTTCCTCACCGGGCCTCGATCCGGCTGATGAGTGAAAACGTGATCAAATGGGCCCTCGGCCGGGCCAAGCACCACATTGAGCCCCTGGATATCATCTACTCCGCAGGTCTCTGCGATTACCTCGACCCACGGCTGTTCCGCGCCCTGATCACCCAGTGCTACAATCATCTCAAGCCCGGCGGCACCCTGCTCCTCGGCAACTTCACCTTTTACCCGGACTCGCTCTTTCTCGACAAACTGCTCAAGTGGGAGTTGATTTACCGCACCGAGGATGATCTCCGGGAAATTTTTGCCCCCACCCCCTTTGGCGACAAGATCGAGGTCCTGGTCGAGGAGGCGGGCGTCAACCTCTTTGCCCTGGCGACCAAGGAATGA
- a CDS encoding HD domain-containing phosphohydrolase: MITTAVQAVSPPTLPELEELFYQRTRICLWLGAVFFTFFALLDYVHARAHFSLFLAYRLSYVLVLIGLLQLLRSPELRTFSREIIFGAILLGTLVIALMTVKLGGFGSGYYVGILLMIAGGFSVLPLNVAQSLGLGGAMYLIYALTVYLGSRPLSGEAIHYFINNSFFFLSIVIVTTVQCFDEIQTLLSSLRTQKSLQSINAELKLYTGNLENLVKQRMAQQEESDLKFRDLYNNILDLVVLIDPRGIIQMINHHGALLLELSTQALKNRPLADFLPPQDRDHFHREILMRLGRGEQIRGSQLQMLTYRGRNLEVELSGNAVAMPEKQRCFQLIIRDITLTKQMEKQVLQSKQLLDTSRQAAIFGLASLAECRDDTTGAHLLRIRAYTRILAMELALSPDPPAVITDHFIEDLCISSMLHDIGKIGIPDAILLKPDRLTQDEFAVIKQHCELGSNALASAERDSESLSFLRLGQEITRCHHERWDGTGYPQGLKGEAIPLAARIVSLVDVYDALTSERPYKKAYSHEEACRVILSESGHLFDPVVVAAFLRREQDFELSKRQMSKLETH; this comes from the coding sequence ATGATAACCACCGCGGTACAGGCAGTGAGCCCCCCAACTCTGCCGGAGCTGGAGGAGCTTTTCTACCAGCGCACTCGTATCTGCCTCTGGTTGGGGGCGGTCTTTTTCACCTTTTTCGCCCTGTTGGACTACGTGCACGCCAGGGCTCATTTTTCCCTGTTTCTCGCCTACCGGCTGAGCTATGTCCTGGTACTCATAGGACTGCTGCAACTACTGCGATCCCCGGAGCTCAGGACTTTCAGCCGCGAAATCATATTCGGCGCCATTCTCCTGGGCACCCTGGTCATCGCCCTGATGACCGTCAAACTCGGTGGATTCGGCTCGGGCTACTATGTGGGCATCCTGCTGATGATTGCCGGCGGCTTTTCGGTACTGCCCCTCAATGTCGCCCAGTCCCTGGGGCTGGGCGGCGCCATGTATCTCATCTATGCCCTCACCGTGTACCTGGGCTCACGCCCGCTGAGCGGCGAGGCGATCCACTACTTTATCAACAACAGTTTTTTCTTCCTCAGCATCGTCATCGTCACCACGGTCCAGTGTTTCGACGAAATCCAGACCCTGCTCAGCTCCTTGCGAACCCAAAAAAGCCTGCAATCGATCAACGCTGAGCTCAAGCTCTACACCGGCAACCTTGAAAACCTGGTCAAACAGCGCATGGCCCAACAGGAGGAGTCTGATCTCAAGTTTCGCGATCTGTACAACAACATCCTCGACCTGGTGGTCCTGATCGACCCCCGCGGCATCATTCAGATGATCAACCACCATGGAGCCCTGTTATTGGAACTCTCCACCCAGGCCCTGAAGAATCGCCCCCTGGCCGATTTTCTTCCCCCCCAGGATCGGGACCATTTCCACCGTGAGATCCTCATGCGCCTGGGCCGGGGCGAACAAATTCGCGGCAGCCAGCTGCAGATGCTGACCTACCGGGGACGCAACCTGGAGGTGGAACTCAGCGGCAACGCGGTCGCCATGCCGGAGAAGCAACGCTGCTTTCAACTCATCATCCGCGACATCACCCTGACCAAGCAGATGGAAAAACAGGTCCTCCAGTCCAAGCAGCTTCTCGACACCTCCCGCCAGGCCGCCATCTTCGGCCTGGCGAGCCTGGCCGAATGCCGTGACGACACCACCGGTGCCCATTTGCTCAGGATTCGCGCCTACACCCGCATCCTGGCGATGGAGCTTGCTCTTTCCCCGGATCCGCCGGCGGTGATCACCGATCACTTCATTGAGGACCTGTGCATTTCCTCCATGCTGCACGATATCGGCAAGATCGGCATCCCCGACGCCATCCTGCTCAAGCCCGATCGACTCACCCAAGACGAATTTGCGGTGATCAAACAACACTGTGAGCTGGGCAGTAACGCCCTGGCCTCTGCGGAGCGGGATTCGGAAAGTCTGTCGTTTCTCAGGCTCGGCCAGGAAATTACCCGCTGCCACCATGAACGCTGGGACGGGACCGGTTACCCCCAAGGACTCAAGGGAGAAGCCATCCCCCTGGCGGCCCGCATCGTCAGCCTGGTCGATGTCTACGACGCCCTGACCTCGGAACGTCCCTACAAGAAGGCCTATAGCCATGAAGAGGCCTGCCGCGTTATCCTCAGTGAAAGCGGCCACCTGTTCGATCCGGTGGTGGTGGCGGCCTTTCTTCGTCGCGAGCAGGACTTCGAGCTGAGCAAGCGACAAATGTCTAAGCTCGAGACTCACTGA
- a CDS encoding HD domain-containing phosphohydrolase, whose protein sequence is MVPDRNYLQEVQQLHHQRVYSILLVGIGIMVLFTALDYLLIREHFSEFFRYRIGAIGVVGLLLAANYFDRSHTRAWAIGFTGYLFAGGIMLLTVLRLGGITSPYYVGVIVAMTIYTALAPLSAGQTLISGFALVAIYLVSMTMLGPLSEYEVLSLFSNLFFMICFVFIAATQSWADNSARQHEYRLRRDENLASERLSQQAEFLEQEVKRRTEEQQATEQRFRILYEAIADNVLLVNPRGDILQANEHYLTLFYGGSLPYQASLLDAVSPQDRMRVERELLQPLTRGTTISGWRITLNSHANKPVEAEISGALLQRGEKKLGLQLVVRDISIRQELEQKVVTSLNRVRKMENAAILALAKLSEYRDVTPGNHLERIREYCRLLAQELSRRPEYADELTPNFIQNLFQGAILHDIGKVAVPDEILNKKTPLTPEEESLLRLHTRRGGDVINTMMEGIQNSGFLAVAQNIAYFHHERWDGRGYPQGLRGERIPIEARILAVADAYEEKTASLDPEKRLSHAQAVQMITEEVGHQFDPTIVDAFLLIQDSFNWIRQTLAEPDPGFCMESGDCGREKK, encoded by the coding sequence ATGGTTCCCGACCGAAACTATCTGCAGGAAGTGCAGCAGCTTCACCACCAGCGGGTCTATTCCATCCTCCTGGTTGGGATAGGGATCATGGTGCTGTTCACGGCCCTTGATTACCTCCTGATCCGCGAACATTTTAGCGAATTTTTCCGCTATCGAATCGGTGCCATCGGCGTGGTCGGGCTCCTTCTCGCAGCCAACTATTTCGACCGCTCCCATACCCGGGCCTGGGCGATCGGATTCACCGGTTACCTTTTTGCCGGCGGCATCATGCTCCTCACCGTTTTACGCCTGGGAGGCATAACCTCCCCCTACTATGTGGGCGTGATCGTGGCCATGACCATCTATACCGCGCTCGCCCCCCTCAGTGCCGGCCAGACACTGATCAGCGGCTTCGCCCTGGTCGCGATTTACCTGGTCTCGATGACCATGCTCGGCCCGCTTTCCGAGTATGAGGTGCTCAGTCTGTTCAGCAACCTCTTTTTCATGATCTGTTTTGTCTTCATTGCCGCCACCCAGAGCTGGGCCGACAATTCAGCCCGCCAGCACGAATACCGTCTTCGCCGCGATGAAAACCTGGCTTCGGAAAGACTCTCGCAGCAGGCTGAGTTTCTCGAGCAGGAAGTGAAACGAAGAACCGAAGAACAACAGGCCACGGAACAGCGGTTTCGTATCCTGTACGAAGCCATCGCCGACAATGTCCTCCTCGTCAACCCGCGGGGAGACATTCTCCAGGCCAACGAGCATTATCTGACCCTATTTTACGGAGGCAGCCTACCGTATCAGGCCTCCCTGCTTGATGCCGTTTCGCCCCAGGATCGGATGCGGGTGGAGCGGGAGCTGCTTCAACCGCTGACGCGGGGCACAACCATTTCCGGGTGGAGAATCACCCTCAATTCCCATGCGAACAAACCGGTGGAGGCCGAAATCAGCGGCGCCCTTCTTCAGCGGGGTGAAAAAAAACTCGGCCTGCAGTTGGTGGTGCGCGATATCAGTATCCGCCAGGAGTTGGAGCAAAAAGTGGTCACCTCACTCAACCGGGTACGCAAAATGGAAAATGCCGCCATTCTTGCCCTGGCCAAGCTTTCTGAATATCGTGACGTGACCCCGGGAAACCATCTTGAACGCATACGCGAGTATTGTCGTCTGCTTGCGCAGGAACTCTCGCGTCGACCCGAGTATGCCGATGAACTGACCCCCAATTTCATCCAAAACCTCTTTCAGGGCGCCATTCTCCACGATATCGGCAAGGTGGCCGTTCCCGACGAGATCCTCAACAAAAAGACTCCGCTGACCCCGGAGGAGGAATCCCTGCTTCGCCTACACACCCGAAGGGGGGGAGATGTGATCAACACCATGATGGAAGGCATCCAAAACAGCGGCTTCCTTGCGGTTGCACAAAACATCGCCTATTTCCATCATGAACGCTGGGATGGGCGCGGGTATCCCCAGGGGTTGCGCGGTGAAAGAATCCCAATAGAAGCCCGCATCTTGGCAGTGGCCGATGCCTACGAAGAGAAAACCGCATCCCTCGACCCCGAAAAACGGCTCTCCCATGCACAAGCCGTGCAGATGATCACCGAGGAGGTCGGCCACCAGTTTGATCCCACCATTGTCGACGCCTTTCTCCTCATCCAGGATTCCTTCAACTGGATCAGGCAAACACTGGCGGAGCCTGATCCGGGTTTTTGCATGGAATCAGGGGATTGCGGAAGGGAAAAGAAATGA
- a CDS encoding HAD family hydrolase encodes MSNTPLYCEKIFPVFPWNEIDTVLLDMDGTLLDKHFDDYFWEQYLPEHYSLAHDLSVDEAKNELLARYHKVQHTLDWSDLDFWSDELGLDLQELKMRINHLIGVHPYVIEFFEFCLKNRKKLYLITNAHSQSLALKLQKTAIGPWFDRIVCSSEIGAAKEELSFWERLETLLGYDKRRTVLVDDTEKVLFTAKEHGLAYLLFVARPSSRQRVQYSCHFPSIEYFKELMPR; translated from the coding sequence ATGAGCAATACACCCCTCTATTGTGAAAAGATATTTCCGGTCTTCCCTTGGAATGAGATCGATACCGTGCTGCTGGATATGGACGGCACCCTGTTGGATAAACATTTCGACGACTATTTCTGGGAACAGTACCTGCCGGAACATTACAGCCTGGCCCACGATTTGAGCGTGGATGAGGCGAAGAACGAACTGCTTGCCCGCTACCACAAGGTGCAGCATACCCTGGATTGGTCGGATCTTGATTTTTGGTCGGACGAGCTCGGTCTTGATCTGCAGGAACTGAAGATGCGGATCAATCATCTTATCGGCGTCCATCCCTATGTGATCGAGTTTTTTGAGTTCTGCCTGAAAAACCGCAAAAAACTCTATCTGATAACCAACGCCCATTCCCAGTCCCTGGCGTTAAAGCTGCAGAAGACCGCCATCGGCCCCTGGTTCGACCGCATTGTCTGTTCCTCGGAGATTGGCGCGGCCAAGGAGGAACTCTCCTTCTGGGAGCGGCTTGAAACCCTGCTCGGTTATGACAAGAGGCGTACCGTCCTGGTGGATGACACCGAAAAAGTCCTGTTCACCGCCAAAGAGCATGGACTGGCCTACCTGCTGTTTGTGGCCCGGCCGAGCAGTCGGCAACGTGTGCAGTACTCCTGCCATTTTCCCTCTATTGAGTATTTCAAGGAACTGATGCCGCGATAA